TCTTCCAGTAATTCAGCAGTACCGAAACTCTTACCTGGAAAGGGTGGTGCACCATAGTGGTATCTGCTGAAAGGATCGCAGATAAGTTCAGCAAGATGGATGAATTCCTTGGGATCTTGACACGGATGCAAAACACCCCGCTGGATGTGTTCGTGCAGGATAAGATACTGCTTGGAAGCGCAAAGTATTATCTGCAGATTTGCATCGAGACATGCCTGGACATTGCAAACCACATTATTGCTGCAGAGGGTTTCAGGGCACCCAGGGATTACGCGGATTCTTTCAGGGTGCTCGAAGAAAAT
Above is a genomic segment from Deltaproteobacteria bacterium containing:
- a CDS encoding DUF86 domain-containing protein, with translation MVSAERIADKFSKMDEFLGILTRMQNTPLDVFVQDKILLGSAKYYLQICIETCLDIANHIIAAEGFRAPRDYADSFRVLEEN